Proteins encoded in a region of the Paenibacillus sp. E222 genome:
- a CDS encoding extracellular solute-binding protein codes for MKKRMGSILLSSLLSMSLLAGCTGDNEPGNAEPAEGTEPAVQALTEIPLPITSEPFTIDYWRANDAKLTASLNNFGDMAAYKEKEKLTGIQVKFTHPPLGQQRDQFNLLISTKELPDVIYYNWADAVGGPEKMIKDGRIIRLNELIDSYAPNLKRIIESDPDVKKQIALDDGTIYMFPLLKLDALKLNATSGLIMRQDWLDKLNLKVPTNIDEWYTVLKAFKEQDPNGNGKPDELPFTGNWGPGNLTKLHDFAAAFGVIGGFQLNGDKVEFGPIQPGYRDFLETMAKWYKEGLIDPEIMTNDGKAFDYKVTSNLAGAYQGGVFSGMGKYFNLMRDTDPNFNVTGVPWPVSPDGTSYATFNLENKVLSYGEAITASADEEKLKYIVQWMDYNYSEEGSDLFNFGIENDSYVRDGEGVKFTDTIIDNPNGLTYDQALASYALSIMDGPINQDSRYLDALLFDDGQRAANAEWMKASSALTLPPIRLSTEEVTTSTSIMSQVNTYLNETMTAIISGQKPITEFDTMAETIKSMDIERAIEVHQAAYDRYQSK; via the coding sequence GTGAAAAAAAGAATGGGGTCCATCCTGTTGTCATCACTACTTAGCATGTCTTTGCTGGCGGGCTGTACGGGGGATAATGAACCAGGTAACGCAGAGCCGGCAGAAGGAACAGAACCTGCGGTTCAGGCGTTGACGGAGATACCGCTACCGATTACAAGTGAGCCATTTACCATTGACTACTGGCGCGCCAATGACGCCAAACTGACAGCTTCCTTGAACAATTTTGGCGATATGGCCGCTTACAAGGAAAAGGAGAAGTTGACGGGCATTCAAGTGAAGTTCACACATCCTCCGCTTGGACAACAGCGTGACCAATTCAATCTGTTAATCTCCACAAAGGAGCTGCCGGACGTTATTTATTATAACTGGGCCGATGCGGTTGGCGGACCGGAAAAAATGATCAAGGACGGCCGGATCATCCGGTTAAATGAATTGATCGACAGTTATGCACCGAACCTGAAGCGGATCATTGAATCGGATCCGGATGTGAAGAAGCAGATTGCACTTGACGATGGAACGATCTATATGTTCCCGCTGCTGAAGCTGGATGCATTGAAATTGAATGCCACTTCCGGTTTGATTATGCGCCAGGATTGGCTCGATAAACTGAATCTCAAGGTACCTACCAACATCGATGAGTGGTATACGGTACTCAAGGCATTCAAGGAACAGGACCCTAACGGCAATGGCAAGCCAGATGAGCTGCCATTCACCGGCAACTGGGGACCGGGCAACCTGACCAAGCTCCATGATTTTGCGGCGGCCTTTGGTGTCATTGGTGGCTTCCAGTTGAATGGAGACAAGGTGGAGTTTGGACCGATTCAGCCGGGTTACCGGGATTTCCTGGAGACCATGGCCAAGTGGTACAAGGAAGGGCTGATTGATCCCGAGATCATGACCAATGACGGCAAAGCGTTTGACTATAAGGTTACCAGCAATCTGGCAGGCGCATATCAGGGCGGTGTATTCAGTGGTATGGGAAAATACTTCAATCTGATGAGAGATACCGATCCGAACTTTAATGTGACCGGCGTACCGTGGCCTGTATCTCCCGATGGAACTTCTTATGCCACCTTCAATCTGGAGAATAAGGTCCTAAGTTATGGTGAGGCTATTACGGCTTCTGCAGACGAAGAGAAACTGAAATATATTGTGCAGTGGATGGACTATAACTATAGCGAAGAGGGTAGCGACCTGTTCAACTTTGGTATCGAAAATGACAGTTATGTTCGGGACGGAGAAGGTGTGAAATTCACAGATACCATCATTGATAATCCGAACGGTCTGACGTATGATCAGGCACTGGCATCCTATGCCTTATCCATTATGGACGGTCCGATCAATCAGGATAGCCGTTACCTGGATGCATTATTATTTGACGATGGACAGCGTGCAGCGAATGCGGAATGGATGAAAGCAAGCTCGGCCTTAACACTTCCCCCAATTCGCTTGTCCACAGAAGAGGTAACCACTAGTACGTCCATCATGAGCCAGGTGAATACGTATTTAAATGAGACGATGACAGCCATCATTAGCGGACAGAAACCAATCACCGAATTCGACACGATGGCCGAAACCATCAAGAGCATGGACATTGAGCGTGCGATTGAGGTTCATCAGGCGGCCTATGACCGATATCAGTCCAAATAA
- a CDS encoding MFS transporter: protein MRWLDTYPKEVKIFLLASLVNATGSALMWPLTTMYVFDELGRTMANAGFVILIQSLGGIFGQLLGGALYHRVGVKKLIIGSLALNALGLFALPWISAYWVVFICAMGWIGLFSSLSLPAIQAFIGFRFAERRGELFNVIYVANNIGVAIGTALSGFLADFSYHLSFVLNGVTSAGFAIFFWYYLSRAEPDQGEVHLTKRKTVPDGPGVWALLGNTRLYLFMSLGVLFLLFGNSIWNTGVSPYIISEGMEKRMYGLLWTLNGVLIFVGQPFTSWVKRTMARTSTAQMTASAVFYGMAYIVMITMYSYPGMVLAMVLATFGEMLISPATPAFISEHAGRAAPFYIGISGGIGAVGRVIGPYAMGVMYDKQGLIPVAWLATGTAGIAVLGFVLHAVLNRNREVKEYGLDA from the coding sequence ATGAGATGGCTGGATACGTATCCAAAAGAAGTAAAAATATTTTTGCTGGCAAGTTTGGTCAATGCGACAGGCAGTGCCTTGATGTGGCCGCTGACCACGATGTATGTATTTGACGAGCTTGGACGCACGATGGCGAACGCGGGGTTTGTTATTCTGATCCAGTCCCTGGGCGGCATCTTCGGGCAATTGCTCGGCGGTGCATTGTACCACCGGGTGGGGGTCAAGAAGCTGATCATCGGATCACTGGCATTGAACGCTCTAGGGCTGTTTGCTCTGCCGTGGATTAGCGCGTATTGGGTTGTATTTATATGTGCCATGGGCTGGATCGGCCTTTTTAGTTCATTGTCGTTACCAGCGATTCAAGCCTTTATCGGTTTCCGGTTTGCGGAGCGACGCGGGGAATTGTTCAATGTAATCTATGTCGCCAACAATATCGGTGTGGCGATTGGTACAGCGCTCAGTGGTTTCCTGGCTGACTTTTCCTATCACCTCAGCTTTGTACTGAACGGAGTGACCTCCGCCGGGTTTGCGATTTTCTTCTGGTATTATCTGTCGCGGGCAGAACCGGATCAGGGCGAAGTACATCTGACCAAACGCAAAACAGTTCCCGATGGGCCGGGCGTCTGGGCGCTGCTGGGCAACACCAGATTATATCTGTTCATGAGCCTGGGCGTGCTGTTCCTGCTGTTCGGTAATTCCATCTGGAATACGGGTGTGTCTCCGTATATTATTTCCGAGGGTATGGAGAAAAGAATGTACGGTCTGCTCTGGACCCTGAATGGGGTGCTGATCTTTGTAGGACAACCCTTTACCAGCTGGGTTAAGCGCACGATGGCCCGTACATCGACTGCTCAGATGACTGCAAGTGCCGTGTTCTACGGCATGGCATACATCGTCATGATCACCATGTATAGCTATCCGGGCATGGTGCTTGCAATGGTACTGGCTACCTTTGGGGAAATGCTGATCTCACCTGCTACGCCTGCATTCATCTCAGAGCATGCCGGAAGAGCGGCACCTTTCTACATCGGGATCTCCGGTGGTATCGGTGCGGTTGGACGGGTTATCGGGCCGTATGCAATGGGGGTCATGTATGACAAACAGGGATTGATCCCTGTAGCGTGGCTGGCGACTGGCACGGCGGGTATTGCGGTGCTTGGCTTTGTACTGCATGCGGTGCTGAACCGCAACCGTGAAGTGAAGGAGTACGGATTGGACGCTTAG
- a CDS encoding response regulator produces the protein MYKILLVDDEFIISDGISSVVNWSQLGTELIGIAQEGLEALSFIEQQRPDIIISDIRMPGMDGLQLIEAVAEKYPDVSFILLTGFTEFEYAKTAMQYGVKHYLLKPCSEEHLVQAIGELVSEKREWTDQERFVQSIQYNLERVLPHAKEYFLKELVSNRTYGVKEWKYFGELFDVKIQDQRVRLLLVEIEGDHEYLHLFAVKNIAEDIFHNPILSTTVGGHVLLMMEDKLSETQLFHNIDEIRATFTRYYHDDLTIALSEPGDLPQARQLYMQTLVYLNYRFYLGEGSLIMKRDVYSPGERTLPEFEYDPERMATAIKAGHWQEAGTELNRVFQLLADLRYDISQTKSYLIQIFMEMIRLSGSTEMKRYMDQLPGMIESSTLHSFQQFLLAVAKEITLRRYEQHRSRQSQMVGSVKQIVEKRYRDETLTLQSIAGEIYMNPDYIGKMFKKETGEKFTNYVLSYRIQRALELLEQDGNCTVSWLAEQTGFGSNWPYFSKMFKKYTGFSPSEYKKVP, from the coding sequence ATGTACAAAATATTGCTTGTCGATGATGAATTTATCATCTCAGATGGGATCTCCAGTGTCGTGAACTGGTCCCAATTGGGGACAGAGCTGATCGGCATTGCGCAGGAAGGATTGGAAGCGTTATCTTTTATAGAACAGCAGCGTCCAGATATTATCATTTCGGACATTCGCATGCCGGGAATGGATGGGTTACAGCTGATTGAAGCTGTGGCGGAGAAGTATCCAGATGTCTCGTTTATCCTGCTCACAGGGTTCACGGAATTCGAATATGCGAAGACAGCGATGCAGTATGGCGTGAAGCATTATCTGCTCAAGCCCTGCAGTGAGGAGCATCTCGTACAGGCCATTGGTGAACTGGTTAGTGAGAAGCGGGAGTGGACGGATCAGGAGCGTTTTGTACAATCGATCCAATATAATTTGGAGCGTGTACTACCGCATGCCAAGGAATATTTTCTAAAGGAGCTGGTCAGTAACAGAACTTATGGGGTCAAGGAATGGAAGTATTTCGGAGAGCTGTTCGATGTAAAAATTCAGGATCAGCGTGTGCGGTTGCTGTTGGTAGAGATTGAGGGAGATCATGAGTATTTGCACTTGTTCGCGGTCAAGAACATCGCCGAGGATATTTTTCATAATCCGATCTTAAGTACCACGGTTGGAGGTCATGTGCTACTGATGATGGAGGACAAGTTGTCTGAAACGCAGTTGTTCCATAATATTGATGAGATCCGCGCCACATTTACCCGATACTATCATGATGATCTCACAATTGCTCTTAGCGAACCAGGAGATCTTCCACAGGCACGGCAATTGTACATGCAGACGCTAGTCTATCTCAATTACCGCTTTTACCTCGGTGAAGGCAGTCTTATTATGAAGCGGGATGTCTACTCGCCAGGCGAGCGGACTCTTCCTGAATTCGAATATGATCCAGAGCGGATGGCTACGGCGATCAAGGCTGGACACTGGCAAGAAGCCGGAACAGAGCTGAACAGAGTGTTTCAGCTGCTCGCTGACTTGCGATACGATATATCTCAAACGAAGTCCTATCTTATTCAAATATTTATGGAAATGATTCGGCTCAGCGGCTCTACCGAGATGAAAAGGTATATGGACCAATTGCCAGGTATGATTGAATCCAGCACGTTGCATTCCTTTCAACAGTTTCTGCTTGCCGTTGCCAAGGAAATTACGCTTCGCCGCTACGAACAACACCGCTCCAGACAATCACAGATGGTGGGCAGTGTGAAGCAGATCGTAGAGAAGCGCTACAGGGACGAAACACTGACGCTCCAGTCCATCGCCGGAGAAATATATATGAATCCGGACTACATTGGTAAAATGTTCAAAAAAGAAACAGGTGAGAAATTCACCAATTATGTGTTAAGTTACCGCATCCAAAGAGCATTGGAGCTGCTGGAGCAGGACGGAAACTGTACCGTATCCTGGCTTGCCGAACAGACGGGCTTTGGCTCCAATTGGCCGTATTTTAGCAAAATGTTCAAAAAATACACGGGTTTCTCCCCTTCCGAGTACAAGAAAGTGCCCTAG
- a CDS encoding molybdopterin-dependent oxidoreductase, with translation MIDQENGVFPAVCPLDCPDTCGLLLHKENGKIVKVAGNPDHPITKGAICNKVRNMTERVYHPERLQYPLRRIGAKGEGQFERISWDEAIGEITAKFSSLADTYGPESILPYSFYGNMGILGVDGMDRRFFNALGASMLEQTICNAAGNTGWKYTMGANRGTLPEDTEHADVILVWGGNIVSTNMHQVVLAEKARKKGAQIVVIDVHRNRTAQWGDWFIPLYPGTDSALALGLMHVLFEQGLTDEAFMQKYTVGHEALRDHVRSYTPERVARITGVPEADIVKLAELYGNAQAAHIHIGNGLQHHDNGGMNVRSVACLPAITGQWMKRGGGAIRTNSYASTNSDALERPELRQNPEPRVVNMNRIGEALLEAEQPIRALMVYCSNPLVVAPDTERVERGFAREDLFTVVHDLFMTDTAKYADIVLPATSSFETTDLYTSYWHQYVHLQEPVIAPLGESKSNVELFSLLGQAMGYDPEIFGETPEQMIEEALQGTGNPYMNGVTLEGLKQHHFVKLDMSAHDSYLDQLPTPSGKIELYSETMAQKGLPPLPTYSALVEGYDGENPAGPGDVYPLMFLSPPNHNFLNSTFANSPKHQRLEKMPLLQMHPEDAARRQVEDGDAVVVWNDRGRIELTAKVSESMLPGTVISQGLWWDGNGKKQRANSLTSNRLSDMGNGATFFSATVEVKRQ, from the coding sequence ATGATCGATCAGGAGAATGGCGTATTCCCGGCGGTTTGCCCGCTCGATTGTCCGGATACTTGCGGCCTGCTGCTTCATAAGGAGAACGGTAAGATTGTGAAGGTAGCGGGCAATCCGGACCATCCGATTACAAAAGGCGCCATCTGTAACAAGGTTCGAAATATGACGGAGCGGGTGTATCATCCCGAGCGGCTGCAATATCCGCTGCGACGCATCGGAGCCAAGGGCGAAGGCCAGTTCGAGCGAATCAGTTGGGACGAAGCCATCGGCGAGATTACGGCGAAATTCAGTTCACTGGCAGATACTTACGGACCAGAAAGCATCCTGCCCTACAGCTTCTATGGAAACATGGGCATTCTTGGTGTGGACGGCATGGATCGTCGATTTTTCAATGCGCTAGGTGCGAGCATGCTAGAACAGACCATCTGTAATGCAGCGGGAAATACCGGGTGGAAATATACGATGGGTGCGAACCGGGGAACCTTGCCCGAGGATACAGAGCATGCGGATGTCATTCTGGTATGGGGAGGCAACATCGTCAGCACCAATATGCATCAGGTTGTTCTGGCCGAGAAAGCCCGCAAAAAGGGAGCCCAAATCGTCGTCATCGACGTCCATCGCAATCGGACCGCCCAATGGGGAGACTGGTTCATTCCACTCTACCCCGGTACAGACAGTGCATTGGCACTCGGATTAATGCATGTACTGTTCGAGCAGGGACTGACGGATGAGGCTTTTATGCAAAAGTATACGGTCGGCCATGAGGCACTGCGTGATCATGTCCGCAGCTACACCCCGGAGCGCGTTGCACGTATTACAGGCGTGCCGGAAGCAGACATCGTGAAGCTGGCTGAGCTGTATGGCAACGCACAGGCAGCCCATATTCATATCGGCAATGGCCTCCAGCATCACGACAACGGTGGCATGAACGTCCGCAGCGTAGCCTGTCTGCCTGCCATTACAGGGCAGTGGATGAAGCGCGGCGGTGGCGCCATTCGTACCAACAGCTACGCGAGCACCAATAGCGATGCGCTGGAGCGTCCGGAGCTGCGGCAGAACCCGGAGCCGCGCGTAGTGAACATGAACCGGATTGGCGAAGCGCTGCTGGAGGCGGAGCAGCCGATCCGGGCGTTGATGGTCTACTGCAGCAATCCACTGGTGGTGGCACCGGATACCGAGCGGGTGGAGCGAGGTTTTGCACGGGAGGATCTGTTCACGGTTGTCCATGACCTGTTCATGACGGATACGGCGAAATACGCGGATATTGTGCTGCCTGCGACGTCTTCATTTGAAACGACGGATCTGTATACGTCCTACTGGCATCAGTATGTTCATTTGCAAGAGCCCGTCATTGCGCCTTTGGGTGAGAGCAAGAGCAATGTTGAATTGTTCTCTTTGCTTGGACAGGCGATGGGGTATGACCCAGAGATTTTCGGTGAGACACCGGAACAGATGATTGAGGAAGCACTTCAGGGTACGGGTAATCCCTACATGAACGGAGTAACCTTGGAGGGGCTGAAGCAGCACCATTTTGTCAAGCTGGATATGTCTGCACATGACTCCTATTTGGATCAGTTGCCCACGCCTTCGGGGAAAATCGAGCTGTATTCGGAAACGATGGCACAGAAGGGATTGCCTCCTTTGCCTACGTATAGTGCTCTCGTGGAGGGGTATGACGGGGAAAACCCAGCTGGACCTGGAGATGTTTATCCGCTGATGTTTCTGTCGCCGCCAAATCATAATTTCCTGAATTCCACCTTTGCCAATTCGCCCAAACATCAACGTCTGGAGAAGATGCCATTATTGCAAATGCATCCGGAGGACGCAGCCCGCAGACAGGTGGAAGACGGGGATGCGGTGGTCGTATGGAACGACCGTGGCCGGATCGAATTAACCGCCAAGGTGAGTGAATCCATGCTGCCAGGAACGGTGATCAGTCAAGGCTTATGGTGGGATGGCAATGGCAAAAAACAGCGGGCGAATTCGCTCACGTCCAATCGTCTGTCTGACATGGGGAACGGGGCCACATTCTTCTCGGCCACTGTCGAAGTGAAGCGTCAATGA
- a CDS encoding ABC transporter permease: MKKELVRNRYVYLMLVPVVAYYLIFSYGPMYGLLMAFQESYSPVKGILAGEWVGFDNFTMFFESYYFWRLIKNTLILSFYSIVFGFPAPIILALLLNEVRKKWFRSTVQTISYMPHFISVVVVVGMLKTFSALDGGLFNVIRDFFDLQPIMFLAEKDMFRPMYILSNIWQGAGWASIIFLAALSGIDPQLYEASKIDGAGRWRQLLHITLPGIMPTIVIMLILRMGAVMNADFQKILLMQTAPTYETSDVISTFVYRSGILEGNYTYSTAIGLFNGVINFALLIMANAISRKLNSTSLW; the protein is encoded by the coding sequence ATGAAAAAGGAGCTTGTCCGCAACAGATACGTGTATCTGATGCTCGTTCCGGTTGTAGCCTACTATCTGATTTTCAGCTATGGGCCGATGTACGGGCTGCTGATGGCATTTCAGGAATCCTACAGCCCGGTCAAAGGAATCCTGGCAGGCGAATGGGTTGGTTTTGATAATTTCACCATGTTTTTTGAAAGTTATTATTTCTGGCGACTGATCAAGAACACGCTGATTTTGAGTTTTTACAGCATTGTGTTTGGTTTCCCCGCTCCAATCATCCTGGCCCTGTTACTGAACGAAGTACGGAAAAAGTGGTTCAGAAGCACGGTGCAGACGATTAGTTACATGCCACATTTCATCTCGGTTGTCGTCGTGGTCGGAATGTTGAAAACGTTCTCCGCATTGGATGGCGGACTATTTAACGTCATTCGTGACTTTTTCGACCTGCAACCCATCATGTTTCTGGCGGAGAAGGATATGTTCCGTCCGATGTACATCCTGTCCAACATCTGGCAGGGGGCGGGCTGGGCATCGATTATCTTTTTGGCAGCGCTCAGCGGGATTGATCCACAGCTGTATGAGGCTTCCAAAATTGATGGCGCAGGCCGCTGGAGACAGCTGCTTCATATTACACTGCCGGGAATCATGCCAACGATTGTGATCATGTTGATTTTGCGCATGGGGGCGGTGATGAACGCTGATTTTCAGAAAATATTGCTGATGCAAACGGCACCGACCTATGAGACATCGGATGTCATCTCCACCTTTGTTTATCGATCCGGTATTTTGGAGGGCAATTATACGTATTCCACGGCCATCGGACTTTTCAATGGCGTCATTAATTTCGCACTGCTTATTATGGCCAATGCGATTAGCAGAAAGCTTAACTCAACCAGTCTCTGGTAA
- a CDS encoding class I SAM-dependent methyltransferase yields the protein MKQNQSSITSLISAFGRAYHCQYDTPLIFNDYLAKALITPQEFADIRENMIQGIHFFNPDMAHLIKDDPDKILRWIVQTQLAPTPLARAAYCERVLLHELALGSTQYVILGAGLDTFALRHMELKNSLRIIEVDAPPTQQFKLSRLASLKQPVPLNLRFVAMDLTNKDSLPTLDEELSGEKSFLSLLGVSFYWTKEDLSELLRVLFTNLPSGSSIVFDYADEHLFETKGIYNRVDHMVQMAAAGGEPMKSGYAYVEMEALLDEAGLLIYEHLTPEAIHEQFFQNRTDHLMAFETIHFIHAVKK from the coding sequence ATGAAGCAAAATCAGTCCAGCATTACATCCTTGATATCGGCTTTTGGTCGAGCCTATCACTGCCAATACGATACACCGCTTATTTTTAATGATTATTTAGCCAAAGCGCTTATCACTCCTCAAGAGTTTGCGGATATCCGCGAGAACATGATTCAAGGCATCCATTTTTTCAACCCGGACATGGCTCATCTGATCAAGGACGACCCGGACAAAATATTGAGGTGGATTGTACAGACCCAGCTTGCTCCAACCCCCTTGGCCCGTGCTGCATATTGTGAAAGGGTGTTGCTTCATGAACTGGCATTGGGAAGCACACAATATGTGATTCTTGGAGCCGGTCTCGATACGTTTGCGCTGCGGCATATGGAATTAAAGAATAGCCTGAGGATTATTGAGGTGGACGCCCCGCCCACACAGCAATTCAAGCTCAGTCGGCTGGCGTCCTTAAAACAGCCTGTTCCATTGAATCTGCGCTTTGTGGCCATGGATTTAACCAATAAGGATTCTCTTCCAACGTTGGACGAAGAGTTAAGTGGGGAGAAGTCCTTTTTGAGTCTACTTGGCGTCTCTTTTTACTGGACCAAAGAAGACCTGTCCGAGCTGTTGCGAGTGTTGTTTACGAATCTACCGTCCGGGAGTTCAATTGTTTTTGACTACGCTGACGAGCATCTTTTTGAAACGAAGGGCATATATAATCGTGTGGACCATATGGTCCAGATGGCTGCCGCTGGCGGTGAGCCGATGAAATCTGGGTACGCCTATGTGGAGATGGAGGCCTTGCTTGATGAAGCAGGACTGCTTATATATGAGCATTTGACTCCAGAAGCGATCCATGAACAGTTTTTCCAGAATCGAACCGATCATCTGATGGCATTTGAAACGATACATTTTATTCACGCGGTAAAAAAATAA
- a CDS encoding formate/nitrite transporter family protein, whose protein sequence is MAAKTPLEVAQYTAHTGMKKARNPVSSVLILSFLAGAFIALGFLLDVRVIASAPAEWGSLVNLIGAAVFPVGLILVLIGGGELLTGNMMAVPLATIARKLSAGNMLKNLTLVTIGNFLGAIFVAYAFGHVLGLTAEGAYLTKVVDMAGHKLDDSFLQAFISGIGCNWLVALAVWLSYASDTMSGKVLGIWFPTMAFVAIGFQHVVANMFLIPAAIFEGHYSWGQYIMNFIPVWLGNLTGGALFVAAAYWMVYLRKHEPEVKPEVAMAAAQPVETEARPMWSKQA, encoded by the coding sequence ATGGCAGCAAAAACACCTCTTGAGGTTGCACAATATACGGCGCATACGGGGATGAAGAAAGCCCGGAATCCGGTGTCCTCCGTACTGATACTCAGTTTTCTGGCAGGCGCTTTTATTGCGCTCGGATTTCTGCTGGATGTTCGGGTCATTGCCTCTGCTCCGGCCGAGTGGGGCAGCTTGGTTAACCTGATTGGTGCAGCAGTGTTCCCGGTAGGTTTAATATTGGTGCTGATTGGCGGCGGGGAACTGCTGACAGGTAATATGATGGCTGTTCCACTCGCGACGATTGCACGCAAACTGTCCGCAGGCAACATGCTGAAGAATCTCACCTTAGTCACAATAGGTAATTTCCTTGGGGCGATCTTTGTAGCCTATGCGTTTGGGCATGTGCTCGGTCTGACGGCAGAGGGGGCTTATTTGACCAAAGTGGTTGATATGGCTGGACACAAGCTGGACGACAGCTTCCTTCAGGCTTTTATATCCGGGATCGGGTGTAACTGGCTGGTAGCTCTCGCGGTTTGGCTGTCTTATGCATCGGATACGATGAGCGGAAAAGTATTGGGCATTTGGTTCCCAACGATGGCCTTTGTGGCTATTGGATTCCAGCACGTTGTCGCCAACATGTTCCTGATTCCTGCGGCGATCTTCGAAGGGCATTATTCGTGGGGGCAATACATCATGAATTTCATTCCGGTATGGCTTGGCAACCTGACGGGCGGGGCGCTGTTTGTGGCGGCTGCTTACTGGATGGTGTACCTGCGCAAGCATGAGCCGGAAGTGAAGCCTGAGGTGGCCATGGCGGCGGCCCAGCCTGTGGAGACGGAAGCCAGACCGATGTGGAGCAAGCAGGCGTAG
- a CDS encoding carbohydrate ABC transporter permease, producing the protein MKQSIGERLFDAFNTLLLVVIMILSFYPMLYVFNSSISDPDQMLRSRSLMLIPEGFQLGAYKSVFQDTRIYTGYMNTLFYVVVGTAINLLMTSLAAYGLSRSDLMGRKTLMKLITFTMFFGGGMIPTFLLIQNLGMVDTRFALIIPGAISTFYFLIMKTNFEGIPISLIESAKLDGANDFLILFRIVLPLSKPILAVMMLYYAVDHWNDYVGPMLYLRSQELYPIQIIMRDILISSSTEAMGAGADTGFAIGENIKYATIIISTLPIMLVYPFIQRYFVQGALIGAVKQ; encoded by the coding sequence ATGAAACAGTCTATAGGGGAACGACTTTTTGATGCATTCAATACATTGCTGCTCGTGGTGATCATGATTTTATCCTTTTACCCGATGCTGTACGTGTTCAATTCTTCGATTAGTGATCCGGATCAGATGCTGCGTTCCCGGTCACTGATGCTCATTCCTGAAGGCTTCCAGCTGGGAGCGTACAAGTCGGTATTTCAGGATACTCGCATCTATACCGGATATATGAACACCTTGTTCTATGTTGTGGTCGGCACGGCCATCAATCTGCTCATGACTTCGCTGGCAGCCTATGGCTTATCACGCAGTGATCTGATGGGCAGAAAAACGTTGATGAAATTAATTACGTTCACGATGTTTTTTGGCGGGGGCATGATCCCGACTTTTCTGCTGATTCAAAATCTGGGCATGGTGGATACCCGTTTCGCGCTTATTATTCCGGGTGCCATCAGTACATTCTATTTTCTCATTATGAAAACAAACTTTGAGGGCATTCCGATCAGTCTGATCGAATCAGCGAAGCTTGATGGTGCCAATGACTTTCTGATTTTGTTCCGAATCGTACTGCCTTTGTCAAAGCCAATCCTGGCGGTCATGATGCTGTATTATGCGGTGGACCATTGGAATGATTATGTCGGGCCGATGCTCTATCTACGCAGTCAGGAGTTATATCCGATTCAGATTATTATGCGTGATATTCTGATCAGCAGCAGTACGGAGGCCATGGGTGCTGGCGCCGATACCGGCTTTGCCATTGGGGAGAACATCAAATATGCGACCATTATTATCTCCACGCTGCCGATTATGCTGGTATATCCATTCATCCAACGTTATTTTGTTCAGGGCGCTCTAATCGGTGCTGTGAAACAATAA